In Formosa haliotis, the sequence TTAGAGAAAAAGCCAGCAAAAAAATCGCCTGCAGCACCATTTACCACATCAACATTACAACAAGAAGCAGCACGTAAATTATATTTCTCTGTAAGTAAAACCATGACCATGGCACAACGTTTATACGAAGCCGGTTTAATTACTTATATGAGAACAGATAGTGTTAACTTATCCGACGAAGCTAGAAAAGGAGCTAAAGCCGAAATTGAAAATGCTTACGGAAAGAAATACGCTAAAGAACGCAATTATAAAGGGAAAGCAAAAGGAGCACAAGAGGCGCACGAGGCCATTCGTCCTACAGATTTTGCTTTACATTCTGTCGATATAGATAGAGATCAAGCCCGTTTATATGAATTGATTTGGAAACGTACCATTGCATCGCAAATGAGTGAGGCGCAATTAGAACGTACCAATGTTAAAATATCGGCCTCTACACATTCAGAATTATTTTCTGCGAATGGAGAGGTTATTACTTTTGATGGATTTTTAAAAGTATATCTAGAAGGTAACGATGATGAAGATTCGGAGCAAGAAGGTATGTTGCCTGCAATGAAAGTTGGAGAAACACTTTTAAACGAATACATTACAGCTACCGAACGTTATACAAGACCACCTTACCGTTACACAGAAGCTTCTTTAGTTAAAAAGTTGGAGGAGTTAGGTATTGGGCGTCCGTCTACCTACGCGCCAACCATTTCTACTATTCAGAACAGAAACTATGTAGAAAAAGGAACAATTGAAGGTGTAGAGCGTGAGTATACCCAAATTACATTAAAAGAAGGTGTTGTTAAAGATAAACTACTTACAGAAAAAGTAGGTTCGGATAAAGGAAAATTAGTCCCTACAGATATAGGTATGATTGTTACCGACTTTTTGGTAAATCATTTTGAATCTATTTTAGACTACAATTTTACAGCTAAAGTAGAGGAGGATTTTGATGATATCGCGGAAGGTAAAGAGGATTGGACTAAAATGATGAAAGATTTTTATTCTAAATTTCATCCTATAGTAACCGATGTTCAAGAAAATGCCGATCGAGAGTCTGGTGAACGTATTTTAGGAACAGATCCTAAATCTGGACGTCAGGTAAGTGTGCGTTTAGGAAAATTCGGGCCAATGGCTCAAATTGGCGCAGCAGACGAAGACGATAAGCAATTTGCTAGTTTGTCTCCAGACCAACAATTAAATACAATTACTTTTGAAGAAGCCTTAGATTTATTTAAGCTTCCAAAAAGTTTAGGAACTTACGAAGATCTTCCTGTAGAAGTTAATAACGGTCGTTTCGGACCCTATGTTAAGTTTGGAGATGCCTATGTGTCCTTGCCAAAAGGTGTAGATGCCCTAAGTGTAGAGTTAGACGATGCTATTGTTTTAATTAAAGAAAAGCAAAAAGCAGATGCTCCTATATATATGTATGATGGCTTGCCAGTACAAAAAGGAAAAGGACGTTTCGGACCCTTTATTAAGTGGAACAATATGTTTATTAATGTAAATAAAAAGTACGATTGGGATAATTTATCCGACGATGATATCGTAACATTAATAAAAGAAAAAATCCAGAAGGAGATAGATAAAGTTGTTCATAACTGGGAAGATGAAGGCATTCGTGTAGAAAAAGCACGTTGGGGAAGACACAATGTTATAAAAGGTAAAATAAAGGTAGAATTAGATAAAACTGTCGATGCTACCAAATTAACCTTAGACGAGGCAAAAGCTTTAATAGAAGCTAAAACACCCAAGCGTAAAACTGCAGCAAAGAAAAAAGCTCCAGCGAAAAAGAAAACCACAGCAAAAAAGAAATAATTCATGGCCGACCTTAATTTCTTGGCTCCTGTTCCCGATGTTGTTTTAGCGCATAATGCATTATTGTCGCCACAAGCTTTCGGACAAAAATTAAAAATACATTCTAAACAACATGGCTTACCAGATCTTGAAGGTGTAAGCATAGCCATTTTTGGAGTGTTAGAAAATAGAAACGATGTAAACTATATAGGTGAAGATTTCAATTTAAACGAAATTAGAAACGCCTTATATAAACTGTACCCAGGAAGCTGGAGTACTACAATTGCCGATTTGGGCGATATTTCTAAAGGCGAAACAGTAGAAGATACGTATTTTGCTTTAAAGGAAACCGTTTCAGAATTAGTAAAATTAAAAATCGTTCCTATAGTTTTAGGCGGAAGCCAAGACTTAACTTACCCTATATATCGTGCTTTCGATAATCTTATTCCTATGGTAAACATGGTGAATGTAGATAATAATTTCGATTTAGGAGATTCTTCAAAACCTATGAAGAACGGTAGTTTTGTAGGGAAAATCATTTTAGAAGAACCATATAATCTATTTAATTATGCCACGATAGGCTATCAAACCTATTTTAATTCGCAGGAAGAAATAGATTTAATGGAGAAATTATACTTTGAAGCTTACCGATTGGGGCAGGTGTCTAACGATATCACTCTGGTAGAACCTGTCATGCGCGATGCCAATATTGTTACTATAGATTTAGGCGCCATGAAAGCTTCCGAAGTTAGTTTAAATCAAAAGATATCTCCTAATGGTTTAGATGGTAAAGAAATTTGTGCTATTACAAGGTATGCAGGTATTAGTAATAAAGTAAATGTTCTGGGTATTTTTGAGTACAAACCATCTAAAGACGATGAGATGACCTGTGTGTTAATCTCGCAAATGATTTGGTATTTTGTTGAAGGCCTAAATAATAGGGTAGATGATAGTGATTTTAAGGACGA encodes:
- a CDS encoding formimidoylglutamase, which produces MADLNFLAPVPDVVLAHNALLSPQAFGQKLKIHSKQHGLPDLEGVSIAIFGVLENRNDVNYIGEDFNLNEIRNALYKLYPGSWSTTIADLGDISKGETVEDTYFALKETVSELVKLKIVPIVLGGSQDLTYPIYRAFDNLIPMVNMVNVDNNFDLGDSSKPMKNGSFVGKIILEEPYNLFNYATIGYQTYFNSQEEIDLMEKLYFEAYRLGQVSNDITLVEPVMRDANIVTIDLGAMKASEVSLNQKISPNGLDGKEICAITRYAGISNKVNVLGIFEYKPSKDDEMTCVLISQMIWYFVEGLNNRVDDSDFKDENIYQKFITLVDSHELNFYKSIKTGRWWIEIPFLNEINTKLKRHTLLPCMHQDYLDACNNQIPERWFKAYQKNHV
- the topA gene encoding type I DNA topoisomerase, producing the protein MAKNLVIVESPAKAKTIEKFLGKDYKVESSFGHIADLPSKELGVDVEGDFSPKYEVSSDKKSVVKKLRDLSKKAEMVWLASDEDREGEAIAWHLAETLKLDKAKTKRIVFHEITKSAIQKAIENPRGIDYHLVDAQQARRVLDRIVGYELSPVLWRKVKGGLSAGRVQSVSVRLIVEREREIQEFTPEASYRIDAEFSNEDGQTFKAKLPKTFTSKDEAFTFLEQNALADFKVKDLEKKPAKKSPAAPFTTSTLQQEAARKLYFSVSKTMTMAQRLYEAGLITYMRTDSVNLSDEARKGAKAEIENAYGKKYAKERNYKGKAKGAQEAHEAIRPTDFALHSVDIDRDQARLYELIWKRTIASQMSEAQLERTNVKISASTHSELFSANGEVITFDGFLKVYLEGNDDEDSEQEGMLPAMKVGETLLNEYITATERYTRPPYRYTEASLVKKLEELGIGRPSTYAPTISTIQNRNYVEKGTIEGVEREYTQITLKEGVVKDKLLTEKVGSDKGKLVPTDIGMIVTDFLVNHFESILDYNFTAKVEEDFDDIAEGKEDWTKMMKDFYSKFHPIVTDVQENADRESGERILGTDPKSGRQVSVRLGKFGPMAQIGAADEDDKQFASLSPDQQLNTITFEEALDLFKLPKSLGTYEDLPVEVNNGRFGPYVKFGDAYVSLPKGVDALSVELDDAIVLIKEKQKADAPIYMYDGLPVQKGKGRFGPFIKWNNMFINVNKKYDWDNLSDDDIVTLIKEKIQKEIDKVVHNWEDEGIRVEKARWGRHNVIKGKIKVELDKTVDATKLTLDEAKALIEAKTPKRKTAAKKKAPAKKKTTAKKK